The DNA region GGTTTATGATAAAGTCCTTCTTTCATCTTTAATTGCTCAATGGTTGTCGTATCAACGTACTTAAGCTCTCTAAGTTCCTTTAAAATACGTTCTATTCTTTCTGCTCTAAAAAACATAAAGGCACCTCCTGAATTCTTGAGTATTATGCTAATAACATCATTATATTCGAAAGGTGCTTTTATTAAAATATTAGTATCGGACTTTGTTTTAAGTTTTTTAGACATCTACAGTATTTATTCGGAATACTCCTGGTGGGTATCCTTCTTCTCGCTTGAAAAATTGATTAAAATAATATTCACTTGAAAAACCTAACATCTCGGATATTTCTTTAATGGACTGATCTGAATTTTTGAGTAACTCTTTAGCTCTCTTTAATTTAATCTTATTAATATATTGTTTCGTAGAAATACCCGTTTCTTTTTTTATAATGCGGCTAACTTGTTTATCGCTTAGATACATAAATGTAGCTATATCCTTTGTGATAATTGGACTATGAACATTATCTTCCACATACTGCTTAATCTGTTTAAATCGATAATCACCCTTTTTATGTTTTAGAGGAACTTTATAACTAATGGTCATATCTTCATTGATAACTTGAACTGTTGATAAAAGAATCAAGAGAATATAATGCTTTATAGCACTATAAAAACCTATCTTCTCCTCATAAGCACAAATAAGTACTTTTTCAAATAAATCAAGTATACCATTATTATCATCAAAGGGTTTACAGACAGCTTTTTTAAGTCTTTCATTCACAATAGTTTGTTCAATATCTGTGTCATTATTAAGGGTTATGGCACAATTCATACTGTACTCAACATATTTTTTGCCATCAATATTGAGTTGCTCATGATATTCACCAGGTCTTGTTATATAGAATTGATTTTTTTTAATTGTAAATTCATGTTGATCTGTTCTAACTATAGATTCACCTTCAGCTACAAAATGAAACTCATAAGTAGAATGGGTATGTCTACCTATTTTCCAATCATTTTCAATAGCCATTACCCTAAACCAATACATTTCAATATCAAAAGAATCCATTTTGAATTTTAAATCAAGCTGAGATAACTTTCGTGATGCCTTTGCAATGTCATGCACCATAACTCCTCCATTAAGATTTTTTCTTCATTATTTTAATCTTACAACTTAATCCATTTCCCAGTTTCATAAGATTCTCTGACTGCATCCATTACGTGTATATTCTTAATACTTTCCTCAGGTGTTATAGGAACATTACTATCATTCTTAATTGCGGAAGCAAAGGCTTCAAATTCTAATCGATATTGGTCTACT from Vallitalea okinawensis includes:
- a CDS encoding AraC family transcriptional regulator; protein product: MHDIAKASRKLSQLDLKFKMDSFDIEMYWFRVMAIENDWKIGRHTHSTYEFHFVAEGESIVRTDQHEFTIKKNQFYITRPGEYHEQLNIDGKKYVEYSMNCAITLNNDTDIEQTIVNERLKKAVCKPFDDNNGILDLFEKVLICAYEEKIGFYSAIKHYILLILLSTVQVINEDMTISYKVPLKHKKGDYRFKQIKQYVEDNVHSPIITKDIATFMYLSDKQVSRIIKKETGISTKQYINKIKLKRAKELLKNSDQSIKEISEMLGFSSEYYFNQFFKREEGYPPGVFRINTVDV